The sequence CCCCCACACATCCGGGATATTGTTTCAGTGATTTCTATGAGCGCTTAAAGCATCAGGGCTTCGTCATCTATCCAGGCAAGGTGTCCAATGCTGATTGTTTTCGCATCGGCAATATAGGGCATATTTTCATTGAAGATATCGAGCGTCTACTGGAAGCGATTAAAGTCAGTATGCCGGAACAGGCGAATGCCTAAATAGGTAAAGGTATAAATAGGCGAACTCAGCTCATAACTTAGCGCAGGAGTCATAGTTTGCCTATGGTTGCTGCGCTAAGGTCTGATAGCAGATTAATGGCTAGTCACCACCATCTCTATGGCACCGTGTAACCAATACTCGACATTAAGATCGATCAGGACGCCCTGTGCATCATAGCGGCGGCGAATAATTTTCAAGCAAGCGGCGCCATTGCCAGTTTCTAGGCTATCGGCAAAGGCATCCGGCAGAGCCGTCACCGAAACCAAGCTGGTTTCAGATCTCACATGGATGTGATAGTCACTGGCCATGATCTCTGTGATGGAAGCGTCTAACGCTTTTTTCTCTATGGCGGGAAACATCTCAGTAGCAAAATGGATCTCCTCCAACATCACAGGCCTGCCATCTAAAAACCGGCTGCGTACCAGCTTAGTCAGAGACTGTTCACCAAACTCCTGTCTATCTATACTCGAATCGGCATCATCAGTAAACGGCCCGATAAACAGCACCTGAGTTTTGGGTTCGAAGCCCTGCTCCCGCGCCAGCCCATAAAAATTGACCTTAGTCACAGGGTTCCACTTCAAACGCTTGGGAGACACGAACCAGCCCTTACGTTGCCTACGATAAATAAGTCCCTCGGACTCCAACCTCAAGAGCGCATCACGTACTGTGATCCGCGATGAGGAAAAGACCTCCACCAGCTCCCGCTCTGAGGGGAGCTTGCCGCCGTCACCGAAACTGCCGGCTTGAATCAAGTCCTGAATATATTTGGCTATCTTTTGATACAAGAGCATGGCGAGTCACCTCCTTAGGTCATGGCCCCACGTTGCAAACATGTAGGCATATAGATACAGACGAAGCGCCATAAGCGCTTCGTTAAAAACCAGTAGATTATGCAAGTCTGTGGAGACAAATTCAATTCTGCATATCTAGCCGACTCAAGCCTAGGCAATGCGGTACCGATTCAATGATCGGCCTTACCTGCCGAAGCGGCCAGACTAGCCACTGCGGTGACCAAACCTGACACAGATAAATCTTGATCCTGACGGCGCTCCTGATATCGAATCGCGTTACGAACCAAATTGGCTCCCAGATAACGAAACGGCTCAACGGGGAATAACCCCCTTGGTCCAGTCACTAAGCCGGATCGCGTCCATGGATTATCCAACCCCAGTACCAGAGAAGATAAGATATCGCCCCCAAGATAACTCTGCACCACGCCATTGCCCGAATAGCCTAGGCCATAGAAGACATTATTATGGCCAGTCAAATGACCAAAGAAAGGCATGCCTGTCACAGAGCGATCCGATGCGCCGGTCCAGCTGCGCGCCAGCGGCAGACGAATACCGGGGAACATCCAGGCCAGTTTATCGGACAATTGTGACGAATATACACTCGGTTCATCAAAAAAGTTTCTGACCCTATTCCCGAATGAGAAGGTGTTGCCTCCCTTACCTAACATCAGTCGACCATCGGGAGTGCTGCGATAATAGTGCACAAAAGTGCGCGAATCTATCACTGCGGCTCCGTGGTTCAGACCAATTGAGGCCAATGACTCGGGCACAGGTTCGGTGATCACCATATCCGAGGAGACTAAGATGATACTGCGGCGAAGCTCAGGAACCAGCTCAGGCATCCAGGCATTAGTGGCCAAGACTAATGACTTGCAGATAAGCTCCCCCTCGTCGAAATTGAGTCTATTACTCGTGCCATAATCAATGCTATTAACCGAGCTTAGTTCATGGATCTCGATTCCAAGTTTGAGTGCGATCCGTCGCAAACCCCTTACCAATTTTCCCGGATGTAAACTACCGGCTGCGCCAGAGAAGTGTCCCTCCAGATGAACCTCAGAACCCGTTTTCTGCTTGAGTTCCTCCGGCGAACACCTATGCCATGAATTAAGCTCATGCCGGCTCAATGCCTGTAACATTGAGCTCATGCCGCCTAGCTGAGACGGATTAGTGGCGGTATAGAATGCACCATCGACCCTAATATCTGCCTCGAGACCGTGAGAGAGACAAAAATCCCTGATCTCACCAACGCCAGCTTCCGATGCCTTAACTAAACGAATAGCCTCTTCCAGACCATAGAGACGACATAAGCTGGGAAACTTACTTGACCAGGTCAACATGGCGCCGCCATTACGACCCGAGGCGCCACTGCCACACAAGTTTTTCTCCACTATGGTCACCCGTAAATCAGGCCGGGCTAACTTCAGCTTAATCCCCGTCCATAACCCCGTGAACCCGCCACCGACGATAGCCACATCCGAACAGTTCTTCCCCTTCAGCGCTGTGGCGGAAGCCTTATCGTCCGTCATGGCATCATCAAACCAGAATGCTTGATGACTCATCTAAGGTCGCTCTCCCCTCGCCAATCTGGAGTTAATCAATTGCATGACAGGCACTATGTCGGCTAAGGCATCGACTACATAATGAGCGCCAGCCTCATACAAGGCGTCATAGGCTGCTTCAGTCAACAGCTTACGCTGCTGATCATCGCAGGCCTGCCACTCGGATTCTGTCATGCCTACGCCATTCCCCGTGACAGCGATACCGACAGACCACATACCTGCGTTCAGCCCCTCTTCTATGCCGGGCACTGAGTCATCGACCTTAACGCAAGCCGCCACGGATTTAATTCCTAAGCGATTGACATTTTCCAGCGCCATCCAGGGGCCCGGACGCGATCCGGCCGCGAGTTCATCGCTGGCCACCACACAATCCGGCGCATAACCTAAATCGGCGGCAACGGGAACTAACACATCCATAACGGCCTTGGGGTAACCTGAGCAGCTGCCAATCTTAATATCCTTGCTTTTCATCCAGGCAATGGCTGTCAATGCGCCTTTTATGGGCGCGGCATGTTCGACAACTTTAGCCTGTTGCAGGGGCATAAATGTCCGGTAGATGAGATCCACGTTCTCATTGCTCATAGGCTGACCGAATTGCTCCACCCAGCGAGTATTAACGCTATCCAGTTTTCCCAAGGCGCGAATGTGATCCCACTTCCCCATCCCCATGGGCACTCTGGCCTCGGCCAGAGTGATAGGGAAATCGAAGGCTTGAGAGAAGGCCTCGACGAAAATAGTCGTGGGAGCAACAGAGCCATAATCGACGACTGTTCCAGCCCAATCCAAAATAACTGCATCTATTTTATTCATATAAAATCCTATGTTGAGAGTAGTAAAGTTTAATTTAAGAGACTGATTGCTAGACAAATGTGCTAGCCAGTCTTAATCGGCTCTGGCACAGTACATTGTCCCCGTAACAAGCCAGAGAAATAAGCCAATGAGCCCAGTACCAGCGTCCCGGCCACGATGGCGACCAGATAAGTGGTATCGATAAAAAATGTCAGCCAGCTCAATTCAGGTGATCCGAAGGTCCGGTAGAGTAATATTCCCACGCTGCCCAGGTAACCAGCCGAGTCTGATATATAGATAAGAAATCCGGCGTTGGCACTCACTCCGAGCGCGGAGATCATGCGATCGAACAAGAAGCAGTTATAGGGAATATAGGCAATATAGACACCAGCGCCTAAGGCCACCATCCAGGTCTTACCTTGGATCATGCCCGCTTCAAACATCAGGGTAGACAGGCCGAACAAGCAGATCCCCAGCAGAATAACCAGATGGTTGGCGTAGAAAGCCTTCACATTATTCTTAATCAGCACCATGGCTCCGAGCGCCAACAAGACGATGAAGGCGATACGAATTCCCGTATAGGCAAATATGTTCGCCTCCTGGCCGTAGCCCAATGCTGTCCAGATCTCGGCTTCGAAATTATCTCTGAAATCCCTCAAGCCGGTTAGCATCATAAAACTCAGTACCAGAAACGTGATCCCAGGGGCGAAACTGCAGAAGAAACGCCACCTTTCCTTACCATTCATAGGCAATCTTTTCTGCCTCTGGGCAATATCAGCCGCCGAAGGAGGGGGAAGCTGACTCAGGGCCACCACAGATACCAACAAGGGCAAGATAAAGATGCCTCCGGTAAATGCTGGCATCCAGAGTTCGGGCACTCCCATATCGACAATAAGCCACTTGCCTATGGTACGAACCCAACCTGAGGCCACGATAAAGGTCACACTCAGCGCCGCGCCTAAGATCTCCGAGACCCGTCGCCCTTCTAAATAACTAAATACTAAACCCCAGATCATTCCTAGAGGTAAGCCGTTGAGGAAGAGCAAGATAAGGTTATAGGGGGCGGGCACTAAGGGGAAAATGATCAGGGCAAGCTGAGCAAACATCACCAAGGCAAAGATGCAATAAGCCCGCTGGGACGCCTTCATCTCGGACACCACCTTGATGCCGATAATTTTAGATAACAGATAGCCAAAGACCTGAGCCAATACTAGGGCGACTTTAAAGTCTATCTGAAAATCCCAGCCCGTGACCGTCTCATAAGTAGCTGCGGTGAAAGGTTTACGAAAAGCGTACATACAAAAATAGGTCATAAAGGCGGCTGAGGAGGCATACACGATCAGCCAAAATTGAGATTGATGTAATTTTTCTGTTAGCTTAAACACAACTCACTCCAAGTAGTCGACAACTGGTCTAGTCCAATGCTTAGAGATTAAATGAAGTGTGTGACGCTAATATGTCAGAAGTAAGACAATACGATTGATGAAATAATTCTCCATGAACCTCAGTGCATCTGGCGAGTGTTGAGCCAATTTAGTACACTGCCTGCAATTTCCGCTTCGCAGAGAACCATTATGGCTCAGTTCGTATATAGCATGCTTAGGGTCGGCAAGATTGTGCCGCCGAAAAAGCAAATTCTTAAAGATATTTCTCTTAGCTTCTTTCCCGGTGCCAAAATTGGTGTTTTAGGCCTCAACGGCTCGGGTAAGTCCACCCTACTTCGCATCATGGCCGGTATCGACACTGAGATTGAGGGCGAAGCACGCCCAATGCAGGACTTGAAAATTGGTTATTTGCCTCAGGAGCCTAAGCTCGATGAGTCACAAACCGTACGTGAAGCGGTTGAAGAAGCCGTATCAGAAGCAAAAAATGCATTAACGCGCTTAGATGAAGTCTACGCCTTATACGCTGAGCCTGATGCTGACTTTGATGCGCTGGCAAAAGAGCAAGGTCAACTTGAAGCCATTATCGCCTCACAAGATGCCCATAATCTGGATAACATCTTAGAGCGTGCGGCCAATGCACTACGTCTTCCTGATTGGGATGAGAAAATTGAAGTGCTATCCGGTGGTGAACGTCGCCGTGTTGCTATCTGTCGTCTGCTTCTTGAAAAACCAGACATGCTACTTCTCGATGAGCCAACTAACCACCTGGACGCCGAATCTGTCGCCTGGCTGGAACGTTTCCTTCAAGACTACACAGGTACCGTTGTAGCCATCACCCACGATAGATATTTCCTCGATAATGCTGCCGGCTGGATCTTAGAGCTTGACCGTGGTGAAGGTATTCCATGGGAAGGTAACTACTCCTCTTGGCTCGAGCAAAAAGATGCCCGCCTACAGCAAGAATCAGCGACACAAAGTGCACGCCAAAAGACTATCGCAAAAGAACTCGAATGGGTGCGCCAAGGTGCCAAAGGACGTCAGTCTAAAGGTAAGGCGCGTATGGCCCGCTTTGAGGAGCTTAATACCAACGATTACCAGAAGCGTAACGAGACCAATGAGCTGTTCATTCCGCCTGGACCTCGCCTAGGTGACAAGGTCATCGAAGTGAAGAACCTGACCAAGTCCTATGGCGATCGCGTACTTATCGACAACCTGAGTTTCTCGGTACCTAAGGGCGCAATCGTCGGTATTATCGGCGCCAACGGTGCGGGTAAATCAACCTTGTTTAAGATGATATCAGGCGCAGAGCAGCCAGACAGTGGCACAGTGGAAATTGGCGAGAGTGTGCAACTTGCCTCGGTAGATCAGTTCCGTGACTCCATGGATGATAAGAACACGGTATGGCAGGAGATTTCTGGCGGCCATGACATCATGCGCATCAACAACACTGAGATCCCAAGCCGCGCCTATGTGGGCCGCTTCAACTTCCGTGGTGGCGATCAGCAGAAGATCATCGGCACCCTATCTGGTGGTGAACGTAACCGTGTGCATTTGGCGAAACTTATCCAGTCAGGCGGCAACGTCTTGTTACTCGATGAGCCCACCAACGATCTCGATGTAGAGACCCTACGAGCCTTGGAAGAAGCGATACTCGAGTTCCCGGGTTGTGCCATGGTCATATCTCACGATCGCTGGTTCCTCGATCGCGTCGCCACCCATATCTTAGATTACCGCGACGAAGGTCAGGTTAACTTCTACGAAGGTAACTACACCGAGTATTCTACTTGGTTGAAAGAGACTATGGGTACTGACGTGGTTGAGCCTCATCGCCTCAAGTACAAGCGTATGAGTTAAAGTAGCTCGTAGCTCGTAGCTCGTAGCTCGTAGCTCAGCATAATAACTAGCCACCCTTTTGGGTGGCTTTTTGTTTTTACCAATCGAGTTGTTTACTTGTCGGATAACAAGT is a genomic window of Shewanella psychrophila containing:
- a CDS encoding UTRA domain-containing protein, encoding MLLYQKIAKYIQDLIQAGSFGDGGKLPSERELVEVFSSSRITVRDALLRLESEGLIYRRQRKGWFVSPKRLKWNPVTKVNFYGLAREQGFEPKTQVLFIGPFTDDADSSIDRQEFGEQSLTKLVRSRFLDGRPVMLEEIHFATEMFPAIEKKALDASITEIMASDYHIHVRSETSLVSVTALPDAFADSLETGNGAACLKIIRRRYDAQGVLIDLNVEYWLHGAIEMVVTSH
- a CDS encoding FAD-dependent oxidoreductase; this encodes MSHQAFWFDDAMTDDKASATALKGKNCSDVAIVGGGFTGLWTGIKLKLARPDLRVTIVEKNLCGSGASGRNGGAMLTWSSKFPSLCRLYGLEEAIRLVKASEAGVGEIRDFCLSHGLEADIRVDGAFYTATNPSQLGGMSSMLQALSRHELNSWHRCSPEELKQKTGSEVHLEGHFSGAAGSLHPGKLVRGLRRIALKLGIEIHELSSVNSIDYGTSNRLNFDEGELICKSLVLATNAWMPELVPELRRSIILVSSDMVITEPVPESLASIGLNHGAAVIDSRTFVHYYRSTPDGRLMLGKGGNTFSFGNRVRNFFDEPSVYSSQLSDKLAWMFPGIRLPLARSWTGASDRSVTGMPFFGHLTGHNNVFYGLGYSGNGVVQSYLGGDILSSLVLGLDNPWTRSGLVTGPRGLFPVEPFRYLGANLVRNAIRYQERRQDQDLSVSGLVTAVASLAASAGKADH
- the phnX gene encoding phosphonoacetaldehyde hydrolase; its protein translation is MNKIDAVILDWAGTVVDYGSVAPTTIFVEAFSQAFDFPITLAEARVPMGMGKWDHIRALGKLDSVNTRWVEQFGQPMSNENVDLIYRTFMPLQQAKVVEHAAPIKGALTAIAWMKSKDIKIGSCSGYPKAVMDVLVPVAADLGYAPDCVVASDELAAGSRPGPWMALENVNRLGIKSVAACVKVDDSVPGIEEGLNAGMWSVGIAVTGNGVGMTESEWQACDDQQRKLLTEAAYDALYEAGAHYVVDALADIVPVMQLINSRLARGERP
- a CDS encoding DUF5690 family protein, which codes for MFKLTEKLHQSQFWLIVYASSAAFMTYFCMYAFRKPFTAATYETVTGWDFQIDFKVALVLAQVFGYLLSKIIGIKVVSEMKASQRAYCIFALVMFAQLALIIFPLVPAPYNLILLFLNGLPLGMIWGLVFSYLEGRRVSEILGAALSVTFIVASGWVRTIGKWLIVDMGVPELWMPAFTGGIFILPLLVSVVALSQLPPPSAADIAQRQKRLPMNGKERWRFFCSFAPGITFLVLSFMMLTGLRDFRDNFEAEIWTALGYGQEANIFAYTGIRIAFIVLLALGAMVLIKNNVKAFYANHLVILLGICLFGLSTLMFEAGMIQGKTWMVALGAGVYIAYIPYNCFLFDRMISALGVSANAGFLIYISDSAGYLGSVGILLYRTFGSPELSWLTFFIDTTYLVAIVAGTLVLGSLAYFSGLLRGQCTVPEPIKTG
- the ettA gene encoding energy-dependent translational throttle protein EttA produces the protein MAQFVYSMLRVGKIVPPKKQILKDISLSFFPGAKIGVLGLNGSGKSTLLRIMAGIDTEIEGEARPMQDLKIGYLPQEPKLDESQTVREAVEEAVSEAKNALTRLDEVYALYAEPDADFDALAKEQGQLEAIIASQDAHNLDNILERAANALRLPDWDEKIEVLSGGERRRVAICRLLLEKPDMLLLDEPTNHLDAESVAWLERFLQDYTGTVVAITHDRYFLDNAAGWILELDRGEGIPWEGNYSSWLEQKDARLQQESATQSARQKTIAKELEWVRQGAKGRQSKGKARMARFEELNTNDYQKRNETNELFIPPGPRLGDKVIEVKNLTKSYGDRVLIDNLSFSVPKGAIVGIIGANGAGKSTLFKMISGAEQPDSGTVEIGESVQLASVDQFRDSMDDKNTVWQEISGGHDIMRINNTEIPSRAYVGRFNFRGGDQQKIIGTLSGGERNRVHLAKLIQSGGNVLLLDEPTNDLDVETLRALEEAILEFPGCAMVISHDRWFLDRVATHILDYRDEGQVNFYEGNYTEYSTWLKETMGTDVVEPHRLKYKRMS